In Colias croceus chromosome 26, ilColCroc2.1, one DNA window encodes the following:
- the LOC123703458 gene encoding lysine-specific demethylase lid-like has translation MGKCDEANVEVSMGDSASPMKPDNFTFTVPPEAPVFEPTPEEFLDPLAYISKIRPIAEKSGICKIKPPAHWQPPFAVDVDRLRFTPRIQRLNELEAITRVKLNFLDQIIKFWELQGSVLKIPTVERKPLDLYALHKIVKEAGGFEVCSAERKWSKIARRMGHPQGKGIGSILKSHYERILYPYDVFKNNGAVGDNKETKIEVKTEQTPEKVNARSRSASKGPAATPPPGRRYKSSEPEPAEGSHTEGALPGADDKKTPIKEEPIETRRSPRENKWMSSAASCGARARVLRSTRLREHRLSNMTVSVTPAPPCATLRPDDPLAKYMCHICGRGDIEEQMLLCDGCDDSYHTFCLVPPLADVPKGDWRCPVCLAEEVSKPTEAFGFEQASREYTLQQFGEMADQFKSDYFNMPVHMVPTSTVEREFWRVVSSLEEDVTVEYGADLHSMDHGSGFPTKSSAHLYPGEQQYAESSWNLNNLPVLEGSVLGHINADISGMKVPWLYVGMCFATFCWHNEDHWSYSINYLHWGEPKTWYGVPSSKAEQFEAAMKAEAPELFQLQPDLLHQLVTIMNPNVLMKAGVPVYRTDQHAGEFVITFPRAYHAGFNQGYNFAEAVNFTPADWLKMGRECIAHYSTLRRYCVFSHDELVCKMALEADSLSLTVALAAYRDMRTMLHDERKLRKALLDWGVTEAEREAFELLPDDERQCHLCKTTCFLSCVTCPCTQLVACLRHFHQLCACAPSAHKLRYRYTLDELPAMLDKLKRKSEQFREWAEAVQNALDPDTPKTCDLDGLRAHLKRAHDLKMHKTELVRALETAIEDAEKCASVIQQLDLNKMRTRTRHHDPKYKLTIHELTLFAAEIDGLACVLPEGSAVKEVLRQTAEFEDRATELLNGDLEECDSSSVRELEEVVELGSRLCIVLPQLPALQARLQQEKFIVSAREHRDDCASLTPDIIDKLLQEAASVVPHRRVEVERATLYKLKLQVEDWERRAKAVLIDTTPPKGRESIDDFDKTHTTLAELDALLAEGDDIEAALPSQHALKTAATHAKDWLSKVEEMQSKELYPYMHSVEALVKRAMQIPISLYEKDQLAAALQSAKEWKRGAAEMFMKKNWPYTLLEALSPRTESTPTSTSRKRARDTSEEPPLLKHFSEDATPTEIVAAFKQAELRELAAIKELRAKNMRKEVRSPPTAGVTFCTCQKRQYGLMTQCELCKDWFHASCISTSRDDREERDESPERVELPFPCADAKFLCSDCTRTKRPRLHRILALLVWLQKLPVRLAEGEALQCVTERAMAWQDAARAVLASPQLAAYRTDRRDGTAPRSSASVEHAYSASPRSPSNRATPCILQKLEDIMLEGDLLEVRLEEQAQIWSAVSAVRGAEGRRGGRVLEAGRRKRPHQPRHHQQLKRSRPHGTSTTKTSIKRGSTTTTNYLNRKQALSAASGLMMRKHYMARQERRKRGKHPRHTRLGQARGGSSAGNSRGRAETASRRSSTSSPSSADDDEDCAAADCLRPTGKVDWVQCDGGCDQWFHMHCVGLSRGALREDDDYVCGSCAQRRGDRSDRQPERH, from the exons ATGGGAAAATGTGACGAAGCTAATGTCGAAGTTAGTATGGGGGACTCGGCGTCCCCCATGAAACCAGATAATTTTACATTCACCGTGCCTCCAGAAGCCCCTGTCTTCGAACCAACACCAGAAGAGTTCTTGGATCCTCTGGCGTACATCAGTAAAATAAGACCAATAGCTGAAAAGTCGGggatttgtaaaataaaacccCCCGCG CATTGGCAGCCACCATTTGCGGTTGATGTCGACAGGTTACGGTTTACACCCAGGATTCAAAGATTAAATGAATTAGAg GCTATAACACGGGTGAAGTTAAATTTCCTGGATCAAATCATCAAGTTCTGGGAACTACAGGGCTCAGTATTGAAGATACCAACGGTTGAGAGGAAACCGTTGGACTTATATGCATtgcataaaattgttaaagagGCTG GTGGTTTTGAAGTATGTTCAGCGGAACGGAAATGGTCGAAGATAGCTCGCCGCATGGGTCACCCCCAGGGCAAAGGCATCGGCTCGATACTGAAAAGCCACTACGAACGGATCCTGTATCCGTACGATGTTTTTAAGAACAATGGAGCGGTCGGTGATAATAAGGAGACT AAAATCGAAGTGAAAACTGAACAAACACCGGAAAAGGTGAACGCTCGCAGTCGCTCCGCGAGCAAGGGCCCTGCGGCGACTCCGCCCCCCGGCCGCCGGTACAAGAGCTCGGAGCCCGAGCCCGCGGAGGGCAGCCACACGGAGGGCGCTCTGCCCGGTGCTGATGATAAGAAGACACCGATCAAGGAGGAACCTATTGAGACTAGGCGGA GTCCGCGCGAGAACAAATGGATGTCCAGTGCCGCAAGTTGCGGCGCCCGCGCACGTGTGCTCCGTTCGACGCGTCTGCGCGAACATCGCCTCAGTAACATGACGGTGTCTGTGACGCCTGCACCGCCCTGCGCTACTTTGAGACCGGATGATCCG CTCGCAAAATACATGTGCCACATATGCGGGCGCGGTGACATAGAGGAGCAGATGCTATTGTGCGACGGCTGCGACGACTCGTACCACACGTTCTGCTTAGTGCCGCCATTGGCCGACGTGCCGAAGGGCGACTGGCGATGTCCCGTGTGCTTGGCTGAGGAG GTATCAAAACCGACGGAGGCTTTCGGTTTCGAGCAAGCGTCGCGCGAATATACGCTGCAGCAGTTTGGCGAAATGGCTGATCAGTTCAAATCGGATTATTTCAATATGCCTGTACAT ATGGTTCCAACATCAACGGTCGAAAGGGAGTTCTGGCGGGTTGTATCATCACTAGAGGAAGACGTGACAGTCGAATATGGAGCCGATCTGCATTCTATGGATCATGGATcag GTTTCCCGACAAAATCTAGCGCACACTTATATCCCGGCGAGCAGCAGTACGCCGAGTCCAGTTGGAATTTAAATAACCTGCCCGTTCTGGAAGGTTCCGTGCTCGGTCACATCAACGCTGACATCTCTGGCATGAAG GTACCATGGCTATACGTCGGCATGTGCTTCGCCACTTTTTGCTGGCACAATGAAGATCACTGGAGCTATTCAATCAATTACCTGCATTGGGGCGAACCGAAAACATG GTACGGAGTACCCAGCTCCAAAGCTGAACAGTTCGAAGCGGCCATGAAAGCAGAAGCTCCAGAGCTGTTCCAACTGCAACCAGATCTGCTGCATCAGCTCGTCACCATCATGAACCCCAATGTGCTGATGAAGGCTGGAGTACCCGTGTATAG AACGGACCAGCACGCCGGCGAGTTTGTGATCACGTTCCCGCGCGCCTATCACGCCGGCTTCAATCAAGGATATAACTTCGCTGAAGCTGTCAACTTTACACCAGCCGATTGG TTAAAAATGGGCCGCGAGTGCATAGCCCACTATTCGACGCTGCGCCGCTACTGCGTGTTCTCGCACGACGAGCTCGTGTGCAAGATGGCGCTCGAGGCGGACTCGCTCAGCCTCACCGTGGCGCTCGCCGCATACAGGGACATGCGCACCATGCTGCACGACGAGCGCAAGCTGAGGAAGGCGCTCTTGGATTGG ggtgtaacaGAAGCTGAGCGGGAGGCGTTTGAACTATTACCTGATGATGAACGCCAATGCCACCTGTGCAAAACTACGTGCTTCCTATCGTGCGTTACATGCCCGTGCACGCAGCTGGTCGCGTGCCTGCGACACTTTCACCAGCTGTGCGCATGCGCACCCTCTGCGCATAAACTCAG ATACCGCTACACGCTCGACGAGCTACCCGCAATGCTGGACAAGCTGAAACGCAAGTCGGAGCAGTTTCGCGAGTGGGCGGAGGCCGTGCAGAACGCGCTAGACCCGGACACGCCCAAGACCTGTGATCTGGATGGATTGCGTGCGCATTTGAAGCGGGCACACGATCTTAAG ATGCACAAAACGGAGCTAGTCCGCGCGCTCGAAACGGCCATAGAGGACGCGGAGAAGTGCGCGTCAGTGATACAGCAGCTGGACCTGAACAAGATGCGCACGCGCACACGCCACCACGACCCCAAGTACAAGCTCACCATACACGAGCTGACGCTGTTCGCGGCCGAGATCGACGGGCTGGCCTGCGTGCTGCCAGAAG GCTCAGCGGTGAAAGAAGTATTGCGACAAACTGCCGAGTTCGAGGATCGAGCCACGGAACTACTTAACGGTGATTTGGAGGAATGTGATTCGTCATCAGTCAGGGAGTTGGAAGAA gtgGTAGAATTGGGCTCTCGTCTATGCATAGTACTCCCTCAATTACCCGCGCTACAAGCTCGACTCCAACAAGAGAAGTTCATCGTGTCTGCGCGGGAGCATCGTGACGATTGCGCATCACTAACGCCGGATATTATCGACAAACTGCTGCAAGAGGCGGCTAGTGTTGTGCCGCATCGACGTGTCGAGGTGGAACGCGCTACGCTGTATAAGTTGAAAT TGCAAGTAGAAGACTGGGAGCGTCGCGCCAAAGCAGTCCTTATCGATACAACCCCGCCCAAAGGGAGGGAGTCTATCGATGATTTCGACAAGACGCACACAACACTAGCGGAATTAGATGCTTTATTGGCGGAAGGCGATGATATAGAGGCGGCGTTGCCATCGCAACACGCGCTCAAAACTGCCGCCACTCACGCTAAGGATTGGTTGTCTAAG GTGGAAGAAATGCAATCAAAAGAACTGTACCCGTACATGCACAGCGTGGAAGCGTTAGTTAAACGCGCCATGCAGATACCCATATCGTTATACGAGAAAGATCAACTTGCAGCCGCGCTGCAATCCGCTAAGGAGTGGAAACGCGGCGCTGCCGAGATGTTTATGaaaaag AACTGGCCGTACACGCTTCTAGAAGCACTATCACCGCGCACAGAAAGCACGCCAACGAGCACGAGCCGCAAGCGAGCACGTGACACGTCAGAAGAGCCGCCATTGTTGAAACACTTTAGCGAAGACGCCACGCCCACTGAGATTGTGGCCGCTTTCAAACAGGCGGAGTTGAGAGAACTAGCCGCTATCAAGGAGCTGAG AGCTAAAAACATGCGCAAAGAAGTGCGTTCCCCTCCAACCGCCGGTGTGACGTTCTGCACGTGCCAGAAGCGACAGTACGGGCTGATGACGCAGTGCGAACTGTGCAAGGACTGGTTTCATG CGTCGTGCATATCAACATCACGTGACGATCGCGAGGAACGTGACGAATCACCGGAACGAGTTGAACTGCCGTTCCCGTGCGCGGACGCAAAGTTCCTGTGTTCAGACTGCACGCGCACTAAACGTCCGCGTTTACACCGTATACTGGCACTGCTg GTGTGGCTACAAAAGCTACCCGTCCGTCTCGCGGAGGGCGAAGCCCTACAGTGCGTCACGGAGCGCGCGATGGCCTGGCAGGACGCGGCCCGGGCTGTACTCGCGAGCCCCCAGCTGGCGGCCTACAGGACGGATAGACGGGATGGAACTGCGCCAcg GTCATCAGCGAGCGTAGAGCACGCGTACAGTGCGTCACCGCGCTCGCCGAGCAATCGAGCCACGCCTTGCATTCTGCAGAAATTAGAGGACATCATGTTAGAGGGAGATTTACTGGAG GTGCGACTAGAAGAGCAGGCGCAGATCTGGAGCGCCGTTTCCGCAGTGCGGGGCGCGGAAGGGCGCCGTGGAGGGCGCGTGCTGGAAGCAGGGCGCCGAAAGCGGCCCCATCAGCCTCGTCATCACCAGCAGCTCAAGCGGAGCCGCCCGCACG GCACATCAACAACGAAGACGAGCATAAAGCGCGGCTCCACAACAACAACCAACTACCTGAACAGGAAGCAGGCGCTGTCAGCAGCATCAGGGCTGATGATGCGCAAGCACTACATGGCGCGACAGGAGAGGAGGAAACGCGGCAAACATCCTCGGCATACGAGATTAG GTCAAGCGCGCGGTGGATCAAGCGCGGGTAACAGCCGAGGTCGGGCGGAAACAGCGTCTCGACGCAGCAGCACATCATCACCGTCGTCCGCTGATGATGACGAGGATTGCGCGGCCGCTGATTGTTTGAGGCCTACTg gGAAAGTGGACTGGGTTCAATGTGATGGCGGTTGCGACCAATGGTTCCACATGCACTGCGTGGGGCTTAGCCGGGGTGCGTTACGTGAAGACGACGACTACGTGTGCGGCTCTTGTGCGCAACGCAGAGGCGACCGTTCTGACCGACAGCCGGAGCGGCACTGA
- the LOC123703457 gene encoding facilitated trehalose transporter Tret1-like isoform X2 yields the protein MAGMLPLSMLLGFLVTPPLMDKLGRRATHIILTVPSLVGWFLIIMATSVAEIIIARFLQGVSVGILTILRSALIGEYTSPKNRGAFLTTVSFSQAFGIFFVHLVGSVLSWQQTALVCVLLQYISLIMIMYTPESPSWLLTQGRFDECRDVFHWLRGDEEDDELNAMIKARIAFDKFRTGAIQTKNRFKSLSETIRKKEFYKPTILMFHANVIQQFSGGTTMAAFATVIISNLMGPKADVAFWMLFLDTQRITCNLIAVYIINNVKRRTMMFSTFGLCIASHIAIAVYVLCRLKGWSYDAIWLPALLVNLQYFSVATGTVPLPSIIAGEIFPLEYRSVCGTISLTFGGIFTFLVLKTFPGLMDTVGLHGTYFLYAIIMSLNLIVIWVLLPETKGKTLQEIEDELRGKPLKLEEIEARLSLESNPVEIYKRRVSERRCSSTLTI from the exons ATGG CTGGCATGCTACCGTTGTCTATGCTCCTAGGGTTCCTTGTGACACCACCGCTTATGGACAAGCTGGGACGAAGGGCCACACACATCATATTGACTGTCCCCTCGCTGGTTGGCTGGTTCCTTATCATCATGGCGACGAGTGTTGCT gAAATAATAATAGCGAGATTCTTACAAGGAGTGTCAGTGGGGATTCTAACCATTCTCCGATCCGCGCTCATTGGAGAGTACACCAGCCCGAAGAATCGAGGTGCATTCCTCACAACAGTGTCTTTCTCACAAGCCTTTGGAATTTTCTTCGTCCACCTTGTTGGCTCGGTGCTAAGCTGGCAGCAAACAGCTCTCGTATGCGTACTCCTTCAATATATTAGCCTGATAATGATCATGTATACCCCCGAGTCACCCAGCTGGCTGCTAACTCAAGGTCGCTTTGATGAATGCCGTGATGTCTTCCACTGGCTGAGAGGAGACGAAGAAGACGATGAACTCAATGCTATGATCAAAGCCAGAATTGCATTCGACAAATTTCGAACGGGAGCAATACAAACCAAAAACAGATTCAAGAGTCTATCTGAAACGATACGAAAGAAGGAATTCTATAAACCCACTATTTTAATGTTCCACGCTAATGTCATCCAGCAATTTTCTGGTGGGACCACAATGGCTGCATTTGCTACTGTTATAATTAGCAATTTGATGGGCCCGAAAGCAGATGTTGCTTTTTGGATGTTATTTTTGGATACGCAAAGAATAACTTGCAACCTTATCGCcgtgtatattataaacaatgttAAAAGACGGACTATGATGTTCAGTACATTCGGTTTGTGCATTGCGAGTCATATCGCGATCGCTGTGTATGTTTTGTGTAGACTGAAAGGATGGAGCTACGACGCAATTTGGTTACCAGCACTCTTGGTCAATTTGCAGTACTTTAGTGTAGCGACTGGCACAGTTCCCCTGCCAAGTATAATAGCTGGGGAAATATTTCCTTTAGAATACAGAAGCGTATGTGGGACAATAAGTTTGACGTTTGGTGGGATCTTTACATTCCTCGTGCTAAAAACTTTCCCTGGTTTAATGGACACAGTGGGTTTACACGGCACTTATTTCTTGTATGCTATAATCATGAGTCTGAATCTTATAGTGATATGGGTGCTTCTGCCTGAGACAAAGGGAAAAACTTTACAGGAAATTGAAGACGAATTACGAGGAAAACCTCTGAAACTAGAGGAGATTGAAGCAAGACTGTCGCTCGAAAGCAATCCAGTGGAAATTTATAAACGAAGAGTGTCGGAACGAAGGTGTAGCAGTACTCTTACAATATAA
- the LOC123703457 gene encoding facilitated trehalose transporter Tret1-like isoform X1 has protein sequence MPNKKSRSPFLKQCFVTTAVCFNIIGQGASFGYPAVLLPALKSKESLIPLSELKESWVAGMLPLSMLLGFLVTPPLMDKLGRRATHIILTVPSLVGWFLIIMATSVAEIIIARFLQGVSVGILTILRSALIGEYTSPKNRGAFLTTVSFSQAFGIFFVHLVGSVLSWQQTALVCVLLQYISLIMIMYTPESPSWLLTQGRFDECRDVFHWLRGDEEDDELNAMIKARIAFDKFRTGAIQTKNRFKSLSETIRKKEFYKPTILMFHANVIQQFSGGTTMAAFATVIISNLMGPKADVAFWMLFLDTQRITCNLIAVYIINNVKRRTMMFSTFGLCIASHIAIAVYVLCRLKGWSYDAIWLPALLVNLQYFSVATGTVPLPSIIAGEIFPLEYRSVCGTISLTFGGIFTFLVLKTFPGLMDTVGLHGTYFLYAIIMSLNLIVIWVLLPETKGKTLQEIEDELRGKPLKLEEIEARLSLESNPVEIYKRRVSERRCSSTLTI, from the exons ATGCCTAATAAAAAATCGAGATcgccatttttaaaacaa TGCTTTGTAACAACAGCAGTGTGTTTCAACATCATAGGACAAGGAGCGTCATTCGGCTACCCCGCTGTCCTGCTTCCCGCGCTAAAATCAAAAGAATCTCTCATACCGCTAAGTGAACTAAAGGAATCATGGGTTG CTGGCATGCTACCGTTGTCTATGCTCCTAGGGTTCCTTGTGACACCACCGCTTATGGACAAGCTGGGACGAAGGGCCACACACATCATATTGACTGTCCCCTCGCTGGTTGGCTGGTTCCTTATCATCATGGCGACGAGTGTTGCT gAAATAATAATAGCGAGATTCTTACAAGGAGTGTCAGTGGGGATTCTAACCATTCTCCGATCCGCGCTCATTGGAGAGTACACCAGCCCGAAGAATCGAGGTGCATTCCTCACAACAGTGTCTTTCTCACAAGCCTTTGGAATTTTCTTCGTCCACCTTGTTGGCTCGGTGCTAAGCTGGCAGCAAACAGCTCTCGTATGCGTACTCCTTCAATATATTAGCCTGATAATGATCATGTATACCCCCGAGTCACCCAGCTGGCTGCTAACTCAAGGTCGCTTTGATGAATGCCGTGATGTCTTCCACTGGCTGAGAGGAGACGAAGAAGACGATGAACTCAATGCTATGATCAAAGCCAGAATTGCATTCGACAAATTTCGAACGGGAGCAATACAAACCAAAAACAGATTCAAGAGTCTATCTGAAACGATACGAAAGAAGGAATTCTATAAACCCACTATTTTAATGTTCCACGCTAATGTCATCCAGCAATTTTCTGGTGGGACCACAATGGCTGCATTTGCTACTGTTATAATTAGCAATTTGATGGGCCCGAAAGCAGATGTTGCTTTTTGGATGTTATTTTTGGATACGCAAAGAATAACTTGCAACCTTATCGCcgtgtatattataaacaatgttAAAAGACGGACTATGATGTTCAGTACATTCGGTTTGTGCATTGCGAGTCATATCGCGATCGCTGTGTATGTTTTGTGTAGACTGAAAGGATGGAGCTACGACGCAATTTGGTTACCAGCACTCTTGGTCAATTTGCAGTACTTTAGTGTAGCGACTGGCACAGTTCCCCTGCCAAGTATAATAGCTGGGGAAATATTTCCTTTAGAATACAGAAGCGTATGTGGGACAATAAGTTTGACGTTTGGTGGGATCTTTACATTCCTCGTGCTAAAAACTTTCCCTGGTTTAATGGACACAGTGGGTTTACACGGCACTTATTTCTTGTATGCTATAATCATGAGTCTGAATCTTATAGTGATATGGGTGCTTCTGCCTGAGACAAAGGGAAAAACTTTACAGGAAATTGAAGACGAATTACGAGGAAAACCTCTGAAACTAGAGGAGATTGAAGCAAGACTGTCGCTCGAAAGCAATCCAGTGGAAATTTATAAACGAAGAGTGTCGGAACGAAGGTGTAGCAGTACTCTTACAATATAA